From the Desulfovibrio sp. JY genome, one window contains:
- a CDS encoding polysaccharide export protein, with the protein MPRAFAFFPLYCRVVVTMVCLSLVVALSACSTHSTPPPLTATSKKHVTGQPQRRSVLGYGDEVSIEVWRNDDLKTSARVDAAGNISLPLVGEVMAGGRTVSELRGELAKAYAKYIVDPQVMVNVSTMRSQTSMVLGEVKSQGVVTVDHDMNLFEAVARAGGFTDNAGMSTVVLLRPQGDKPHAYILDMRLGTKLGEGVVGFNRYLEGGDILYVPKSTWANVEQFMSRMSSVLNNLVNAERFVIFMPQLRDAMDDLFKGPQSQNTTVVTQSQPVAGEVLSNSQGGVISVQ; encoded by the coding sequence ATGCCGCGAGCCTTCGCCTTTTTTCCCCTTTATTGCCGCGTCGTTGTGACGATGGTCTGCCTGTCTCTGGTCGTGGCGCTTTCGGCCTGTTCCACGCATTCCACGCCGCCCCCGCTGACGGCCACTTCCAAAAAGCACGTTACGGGCCAGCCGCAACGCCGGTCCGTGCTCGGTTATGGCGACGAAGTGTCCATTGAGGTGTGGCGCAACGACGACCTCAAGACCTCGGCTCGGGTGGATGCCGCCGGCAACATCAGCCTGCCGCTTGTGGGCGAGGTGATGGCCGGCGGACGCACCGTGTCCGAATTGCGGGGCGAGCTGGCCAAGGCCTACGCCAAATATATCGTTGATCCCCAGGTGATGGTGAACGTCTCCACCATGCGCAGCCAGACCTCCATGGTGCTTGGCGAGGTCAAAAGCCAGGGCGTGGTCACCGTGGATCACGACATGAACCTGTTCGAGGCCGTGGCCCGGGCCGGCGGCTTCACGGACAACGCCGGCATGTCCACGGTGGTGCTGTTGCGGCCCCAGGGGGACAAGCCCCATGCCTATATTCTCGACATGCGCCTGGGGACCAAACTCGGCGAGGGCGTGGTCGGGTTCAATCGTTACCTGGAAGGCGGCGACATCCTCTATGTCCCCAAAAGCACCTGGGCCAACGTGGAGCAGTTCATGAGCCGCATGAGCTCGGTGCTCAACAATCTGGTCAACGCGGAACGATTCGTCATCTTCATGCCGCAGCTGCGGGACGCGATGGACGATCTTTTCAAGGGGCCGCAGTCCCAGAACACAACCGTCGTCACCCAATCCCAACCCGTGGCCGGAGAGGTGTTAAGCAACAGCCAGGGCGGGGTCATCTCGGTGCAATAA